A genomic window from Pseudomonas alcaligenes includes:
- a CDS encoding pyridoxal phosphate-dependent aminotransferase, giving the protein MQVSKSNKLANVCYDIRGPVLKHAKRLEEEGHRILKLNIGNPAPFGFEAPEEILQDVIRNLPTAQGYCDSKGLFSARKAVMQYYQQKQVEGVGIEDIYLGNGVSELIVMSMQALLNNGDEVLIPAPDYPLWTAAVALSGGKPVHYLCDEQAGWFPDIADIKAKITPNTKALVLINPNNPTGAVYSKAVLEELVEVARQHNLVLFSDEIYDKILYDEAQHISTASLAPDVLCLTFNGLSKSYRVAGFRSGWVAISGPKHRAQSYIEGLDILANMRLCANVPSQHAIQTALGGYQSINDLVLPNGRLLEQRNRAWELLNDIPGVSCVKPMGALYAFPKIDPKVCPIHNDEKFVLDLLLSEKLLIVQGTAFNWPWPDHFRVVTLPRVDDLEQAIGRIGNFLKTYRQ; this is encoded by the coding sequence ATGCAGGTCAGCAAATCGAACAAGCTCGCCAACGTCTGCTACGACATCCGCGGGCCGGTGCTCAAGCACGCCAAGCGCCTGGAAGAGGAAGGCCACCGCATCCTCAAGCTGAACATCGGCAACCCGGCGCCGTTCGGTTTCGAAGCCCCCGAGGAAATCCTCCAGGACGTCATCCGCAACCTGCCGACCGCCCAGGGCTACTGCGACTCCAAGGGCCTGTTCAGCGCGCGCAAAGCGGTGATGCAGTACTACCAGCAGAAGCAGGTGGAAGGTGTCGGTATCGAGGACATCTACCTCGGCAACGGCGTCTCCGAGCTGATCGTGATGTCCATGCAGGCACTGCTCAACAACGGTGACGAGGTGCTGATCCCGGCCCCCGACTACCCGCTGTGGACCGCTGCCGTGGCCCTCTCCGGCGGCAAGCCGGTGCACTACCTGTGCGACGAGCAGGCCGGCTGGTTCCCCGACATCGCCGACATCAAGGCCAAGATCACCCCGAACACCAAGGCCCTGGTGCTGATCAACCCGAACAACCCGACAGGTGCCGTGTACTCCAAGGCGGTGCTGGAGGAGCTGGTGGAAGTGGCGCGCCAGCACAACCTGGTGCTGTTCTCCGACGAGATCTACGACAAGATACTCTACGACGAGGCCCAGCACATCTCCACCGCCTCGCTGGCGCCGGACGTGCTGTGCCTGACCTTCAACGGCCTGTCCAAGAGCTACCGGGTGGCCGGCTTCCGCTCCGGCTGGGTGGCCATCTCCGGCCCGAAACACCGTGCGCAGAGCTACATCGAGGGCCTGGATATCCTGGCCAACATGCGCCTGTGCGCCAACGTACCGAGCCAGCATGCGATCCAGACCGCACTGGGCGGCTACCAGAGCATCAACGACCTGGTGCTGCCCAACGGCCGCCTGCTGGAGCAGCGCAACCGCGCCTGGGAGCTGCTCAACGACATCCCCGGGGTCAGCTGCGTCAAGCCGATGGGCGCGCTGTACGCCTTCCCGAAGATCGACCCCAAGGTCTGCCCGATCCACAACGACGAGAAGTTCGTCCTCGACCTGCTGCTCTCCGAGAAGCTGCTGATCGTCCAGGGCACCGCCTTCAACTGGCCCTGGCCGGACCACTTCCGCGTGGTCACCCTGCCGCGCGTCGACGACCTGGAGCAGGCCATCGGGCGCATCGGCAACTTCCTCAAGACCTACCGCCAGTAA
- a CDS encoding spermidine synthase, translating to MNLQHEEVLLEEVRDAWGVIRVLEVGDYRFLEFGEAIEQSCTYTRDPAWLEYDYTRAMLLGALCHEAPENALFLGLGGGTLTQACLKFLDLEDVEAIELRPDVPRLAMQYLGLADDPRLYVRVGDALELLDSAEPTDLLFVDLYTDTGPAPGHLAWKFLENCQKRLSPGGWLVINQWGNDEGKPLGAALLRGLFHRHYWEIPVKEGNVILLVPADLDQQLDLAAVTARAEALAPRLGYSLQPLLDVLRPAS from the coding sequence ATGAATCTGCAACACGAGGAAGTCCTCCTGGAGGAGGTGCGCGACGCCTGGGGCGTGATCCGCGTGCTGGAGGTCGGCGACTACCGCTTCCTCGAGTTCGGCGAGGCCATCGAACAGAGCTGCACCTATACCCGCGACCCGGCCTGGCTGGAGTACGACTACACCCGCGCCATGCTGCTCGGCGCGCTGTGCCACGAGGCGCCGGAGAACGCCCTGTTCCTCGGCCTCGGCGGTGGCACCCTGACCCAGGCCTGCCTGAAGTTCCTCGACCTGGAGGACGTGGAGGCCATCGAGCTGCGTCCGGACGTGCCGCGCCTGGCCATGCAGTATCTGGGGCTGGCCGATGATCCGCGCCTCTACGTACGCGTCGGCGACGCCCTGGAGCTGCTGGACAGCGCCGAGCCCACCGACCTGCTGTTCGTCGACCTCTACACCGATACCGGTCCCGCGCCCGGGCACCTGGCCTGGAAATTCCTGGAGAACTGCCAGAAGCGCCTCAGCCCCGGCGGCTGGCTGGTGATCAACCAGTGGGGCAACGACGAGGGCAAGCCGCTCGGTGCCGCCCTGCTGCGCGGCCTGTTCCACCGCCATTACTGGGAGATTCCGGTGAAGGAGGGCAACGTCATCCTGCTGGTGCCGGCCGACCTTGACCAGCAGCTCGACCTGGCTGCCGTGACCGCGCGCGCCGAGGCCCTGGCGCCGCGCCTGGGCTACTCGCTGCAGCCGCTGCTGGACGTGCTGCGCCCGGCCAGCTGA
- a CDS encoding flavin-containing monooxygenase, producing MHAIIGAGPMGLAAARQLQRHGIPFVGFELHSDVGGLWDISNPHSTLYESAHLISSKGMTQFDEFPMADEVPPYPHHRQIGQYFRDYAERFGLRQHYQFSTRVLRVERQEQGWRLLSECAGQQREWHFDGVLIANGTLHQPNQPTLPGTFTGELLHSSAYKNAEIFAGKSVLVIGCGNSACDIAVDAVHRAQSVDLSVRRGYHFLPKFILGKPTDTFGGAIKLPRRLKQLIDGLLVRALLGKPSQYGLPDPDYRLYESHPVMNSLVLHHIGHGDIQPRGDIKAVDGRQVTFANGERGEYDLILQATGYKLDYPFIDRAELNWPSEADAPQLYLNVFHPQHDNLFMLGMIEASGLGWQGRAEQAELVALAIRQQLDGRESARRLRQTAAQRAGQRLDGGYAYLKLPRMAYYVHKNSYRAAIKRHIAELRRDLAAQVGPEAGAPLAREV from the coding sequence ATGCATGCCATCATCGGAGCCGGTCCCATGGGGCTGGCCGCTGCCCGTCAGTTGCAGCGCCATGGTATCCCCTTCGTCGGCTTCGAGCTGCATTCGGACGTCGGCGGCCTGTGGGACATAAGCAACCCGCACAGCACCCTGTACGAATCGGCGCACCTGATCTCGTCCAAGGGCATGACCCAGTTCGACGAGTTCCCCATGGCGGACGAGGTACCGCCCTACCCGCACCATCGCCAGATCGGCCAGTACTTTCGCGACTACGCCGAACGCTTCGGCCTGCGCCAGCACTACCAGTTCAGCACTCGCGTGCTGCGCGTCGAGCGGCAGGAGCAGGGCTGGCGCCTGCTCAGCGAGTGCGCCGGGCAGCAGCGCGAATGGCACTTCGATGGCGTGCTGATCGCCAACGGCACCCTGCACCAGCCCAACCAGCCGACCCTGCCCGGTACCTTCACCGGCGAGCTGCTGCACTCCAGCGCGTATAAAAACGCCGAGATCTTCGCTGGCAAGAGCGTGCTGGTAATCGGCTGCGGCAACTCGGCCTGCGACATCGCGGTGGATGCCGTGCACCGCGCGCAATCGGTCGACCTATCGGTGCGCCGCGGCTACCACTTCCTGCCCAAGTTCATTCTCGGCAAGCCCACCGACACCTTTGGCGGCGCGATCAAGCTGCCGCGCCGGCTCAAGCAGCTGATCGACGGCCTGCTGGTGCGCGCCCTGCTCGGCAAGCCCTCGCAGTACGGCCTGCCCGATCCGGACTACCGCCTGTACGAGTCGCACCCGGTGATGAACTCGCTGGTGCTGCACCATATCGGCCATGGCGATATCCAGCCGCGTGGCGACATTAAAGCGGTAGACGGCAGGCAGGTGACCTTTGCCAATGGCGAGCGTGGCGAATACGACCTGATCCTGCAGGCCACCGGATACAAACTGGATTACCCCTTCATCGACCGCGCCGAGCTGAACTGGCCGTCGGAGGCCGACGCCCCGCAGCTCTACCTCAACGTGTTCCACCCGCAGCACGACAACCTGTTCATGCTCGGCATGATCGAAGCCTCGGGCCTGGGCTGGCAGGGCCGCGCCGAGCAGGCCGAGCTGGTGGCCCTGGCGATCCGCCAGCAGCTGGATGGCCGTGAGTCGGCCAGGCGCCTGCGCCAGACCGCCGCGCAGCGCGCCGGCCAACGCCTGGACGGCGGCTACGCCTACCTCAAGTTGCCGCGCATGGCCTACTACGTGCACAAGAACAGCTACCGCGCGGCGATCAAGCGGCACATCGCCGAGCTGCGCCGCGACCTCGCCGCGCAGGTCGGCCCGGAGGCCGGCGCACCGCTGGCGCGGGAGGTGTGA
- a CDS encoding AraC family transcriptional regulator, with protein MSSTPSVTVHYTQAILQAAERLALPLPAELRALGGEGRIALARQDALWEAFCAAAGDALIGLRLGNALQVGHLDMVGALLMSCETVGEALEALLDYYPIVGEGGEFSLQAEAGGVCLIYRPLYRVRREERAEAVLASLVHMTRWITGERVGPRELHFAHAAREAEARYVELLVCPLRFAAAEYALRFAAEDLQVPLIQANAPMREHLRALADAQLERLGSHSLAVRVQQLLRTQPRWGKERIAEQLELSGRHLNRKLAEEGTSFKLLREQVLHRMAEQLLREEPRLAEVAERLGFSDESAFAKAFRRWSGLTPGQYRQGVEG; from the coding sequence ATGAGCAGCACGCCCTCCGTCACCGTTCACTACACCCAGGCCATCCTCCAGGCCGCCGAGCGCCTGGCCCTGCCGCTGCCCGCCGAGCTGCGCGCGCTGGGCGGCGAGGGGCGCATCGCCCTGGCCCGCCAGGACGCCCTGTGGGAGGCCTTCTGCGCCGCCGCCGGCGATGCGCTGATCGGCCTGCGCCTGGGCAATGCCCTGCAGGTGGGGCACCTGGACATGGTCGGTGCCCTGCTGATGAGCTGCGAGACCGTCGGCGAGGCCCTGGAGGCCCTGCTGGACTACTACCCGATCGTCGGCGAGGGCGGCGAGTTCAGCCTGCAGGCGGAGGCGGGCGGGGTGTGCCTGATCTATCGGCCGCTGTACAGGGTACGCCGCGAAGAGCGCGCCGAGGCGGTGCTGGCCAGCCTGGTGCACATGACCCGCTGGATCACCGGCGAGCGCGTCGGCCCGCGTGAGCTGCACTTCGCCCATGCCGCGCGCGAGGCCGAGGCGCGCTACGTCGAGCTGCTGGTCTGCCCGCTGCGTTTCGCCGCCGCCGAGTACGCCCTGCGCTTCGCCGCCGAGGACCTGCAGGTACCGCTGATCCAGGCCAATGCGCCGATGCGCGAGCACTTGCGCGCCCTGGCCGACGCCCAGCTTGAGCGCCTCGGCAGCCACAGCCTGGCGGTGCGCGTGCAGCAGCTGCTGCGGACCCAGCCACGCTGGGGCAAGGAACGCATCGCCGAACAGCTGGAGCTGAGCGGCCGCCATCTGAACCGCAAGCTGGCCGAGGAGGGCACCAGCTTCAAGCTGCTGCGCGAGCAGGTGCTGCATCGCATGGCCGAGCAGCTGCTGCGCGAGGAGCCGCGCCTGGCCGAAGTGGCCGAGCGGCTCGGCTTCTCCGACGAGAGCGCCTTCGCCAAGGCCTTCCGCCGCTGGAGCGGGCTGACGCCGGGGCAGTACCGCCAGGGGGTTGAAGGATGA
- the htpX gene encoding protease HtpX: protein MMRIVLFVATNLAVLLIASVTLKVLGVDRFTGQNYGSLLAFCAVFGFVGSFISLFLSKWMAKMSTGTEIITQPRTRHEQWLLQTVEELSREAGIKMPEVGIFPAYESNAFATGWNRNDALVAVSQGLLERFSPDEVRAVLAHEIGHVANGDMVTLAMIQGVVNTFVMFFARIFGNFVDKVILKNEEGQGIGYFIATIFAELVLGILASIIVMWFSRRREFKADDAGARLAGTGAMIAALERLRAEQGVPVHMPSSMTAFGINGGLKNGLAGLLMTHPPLEDRIEALRRRG from the coding sequence ATGATGCGCATAGTGTTGTTCGTGGCCACCAACCTGGCGGTCCTGCTGATCGCCAGCGTCACCCTGAAAGTGCTCGGGGTCGATCGCTTCACCGGCCAGAACTACGGCAGCCTGCTGGCGTTCTGTGCCGTCTTCGGCTTCGTCGGCTCCTTCATCTCGCTGTTCCTCTCCAAGTGGATGGCGAAGATGAGCACCGGCACCGAGATCATCACCCAGCCGCGTACCCGCCACGAGCAGTGGCTGCTGCAGACCGTCGAGGAGCTGTCGCGCGAGGCCGGCATCAAGATGCCGGAAGTGGGCATCTTCCCCGCCTACGAATCCAACGCCTTTGCCACCGGCTGGAATCGCAACGACGCCCTGGTGGCCGTCAGCCAGGGCCTGCTGGAGCGTTTCTCGCCGGACGAAGTGCGCGCCGTACTGGCCCACGAGATCGGCCACGTGGCCAACGGCGACATGGTCACCCTGGCGATGATCCAGGGCGTGGTGAACACCTTCGTGATGTTCTTCGCGCGCATCTTCGGCAACTTCGTCGACAAGGTGATCCTGAAGAACGAGGAAGGCCAGGGCATCGGCTACTTCATCGCGACCATCTTCGCCGAGCTGGTTCTGGGCATCCTGGCCAGCATCATCGTCATGTGGTTCTCCCGTCGCCGCGAGTTCAAGGCCGACGACGCCGGCGCCCGCCTGGCCGGCACTGGCGCCATGATCGCCGCCCTGGAGCGCCTGCGTGCCGAACAGGGCGTGCCGGTGCACATGCCCAGCAGCATGACCGCCTTCGGCATCAACGGTGGCCTGAAGAACGGCCTGGCCGGCCTGCTGATGACCCACCCGCCGCTGGAAGACCGCATCGAGGCCCTGCGCCGCCGCGGCTGA
- a CDS encoding alpha/beta fold hydrolase: MSRESFALLELKDGRTLGYQQYGHVDGAPLLVFHGLPGCRLQAGLLDEPARRLGVRLIAADRPGVGRSSPSPRRSVLAWSEDVAQLADHLGLVRFGVLGISCGGPYALACALRLRERLGYVGLVAGMGPMDSPALRRGQHPALRLLFGLARLHPALTAPLLGLDRRLFRRDPLLAVQRLAGMMTPPDRRFIGEHPELAEQFALSLAEAYHPGIAGVQQEVRLVATARGFELAEIDMPVYLYQGGQDRNVPPALAEHMARELSQARYRFFAEEGHLSILCNRAELFFADFLAARAG; encoded by the coding sequence ATGAGCCGTGAGTCTTTCGCCCTGCTTGAGCTCAAGGATGGTCGCACCCTGGGCTATCAGCAGTATGGCCATGTCGATGGGGCGCCATTGCTGGTGTTCCACGGCCTGCCCGGTTGCCGCCTGCAGGCCGGGTTGCTGGACGAACCGGCGCGCCGGCTCGGCGTGCGCCTGATCGCCGCCGATCGCCCCGGCGTTGGCCGTTCCAGCCCCAGCCCGCGGCGCAGTGTCCTGGCCTGGAGCGAAGACGTGGCGCAGCTGGCTGATCACCTCGGCCTGGTGCGCTTTGGTGTGCTCGGCATTTCCTGCGGTGGTCCCTATGCCCTGGCCTGTGCGCTGCGCTTGCGCGAGCGTCTCGGCTATGTCGGGCTGGTGGCGGGCATGGGGCCGATGGATAGCCCGGCGCTGCGCCGCGGCCAGCATCCGGCACTCCGGCTGCTGTTCGGCCTGGCCCGCCTGCATCCGGCACTGACCGCCCCTTTGCTCGGCCTCGACCGACGTCTGTTTCGGCGCGATCCGCTGCTGGCAGTGCAGCGCCTGGCGGGGATGATGACGCCGCCGGATCGGCGTTTCATCGGCGAGCACCCGGAGCTGGCCGAGCAGTTCGCCCTAAGCCTGGCCGAGGCCTATCACCCGGGCATTGCCGGGGTTCAGCAGGAGGTGCGCCTGGTCGCCACTGCACGCGGCTTCGAATTGGCCGAGATCGACATGCCGGTGTACCTGTACCAGGGCGGTCAGGATCGCAATGTGCCGCCGGCCCTGGCCGAACACATGGCGCGCGAGCTGTCACAGGCGCGCTATCGCTTCTTTGCGGAGGAGGGGCACCTGTCGATTCTGTGCAACCGCGCCGAGTTGTTCTTCGCCGACTTCCTCGCCGCCCGGGCCGGCTAA
- a CDS encoding acyl-CoA thioesterase, with product MEALLTYRGVVYPWHCDHMGHMNVIWYTGKFDEATWALFAQLGLTPAALRDSGRGMVAADQHIQYSSELLAGDLLSVHTRVLAVGGKSIRFRHEMRREPDGQLAAVSTLVGVHIDTHLRQSLPLPKRVRELAEPLLGLEEAQ from the coding sequence GTGGAAGCACTGCTGACCTATCGCGGCGTGGTTTACCCCTGGCATTGCGATCACATGGGGCACATGAACGTCATTTGGTACACGGGCAAGTTCGACGAGGCCACCTGGGCCCTGTTCGCCCAGCTGGGGCTGACACCGGCGGCCCTGCGCGACAGCGGCCGCGGCATGGTCGCCGCGGATCAGCATATCCAGTACAGCAGCGAGCTGCTGGCCGGCGATCTCCTGAGCGTGCACACCCGCGTATTGGCGGTGGGCGGCAAGTCGATCCGCTTCCGCCACGAGATGCGCCGCGAGCCTGATGGCCAACTCGCCGCTGTCTCCACCCTGGTCGGCGTGCATATCGACACGCACCTGCGGCAGTCGCTGCCACTGCCGAAGCGGGTTCGCGAACTGGCCGAACCGCTGCTCGGCCTTGAGGAGGCGCAATGA
- the msrB gene encoding peptide-methionine (R)-S-oxide reductase MsrB gives MEKIEKPLEAWRDELSDAQFHVCRLGGTERAFTGEYHDSKVPGVYHCACCGEALFDSDAKYDSGSGWPSYFQPVNGEVIAEKEDFSHGMHRIEVKCAKCDAHLGHVFPDGPRPTGLRYCINSVALKLVPRG, from the coding sequence ATGGAAAAGATCGAGAAACCCCTGGAAGCCTGGCGCGACGAGCTCTCCGACGCCCAGTTCCATGTTTGCCGGCTGGGCGGCACCGAGCGTGCCTTCACCGGCGAATACCACGACAGCAAGGTGCCCGGCGTGTATCACTGCGCCTGCTGCGGCGAGGCGCTGTTCGACTCGGACGCCAAGTACGACTCCGGCAGCGGCTGGCCCAGCTATTTCCAGCCGGTGAACGGCGAGGTGATCGCCGAGAAGGAGGACTTCAGCCACGGCATGCACCGCATCGAGGTCAAGTGCGCCAAGTGCGACGCGCACCTGGGCCATGTCTTCCCCGACGGTCCGCGGCCGACCGGGCTGCGCTACTGCATCAACTCGGTGGCGCTGAAGCTGGTGCCGCGCGGGTAG
- a CDS encoding AAA family ATPase — protein MSADKPLTLRFAGFELDEADARLSRDGRPVPLQPRALALLCALARQPGRLLSKDALLDAVWGHRHVSESALKGCISALRQALGDDPRQPSFIETAARLGYRFIGLAGANPPESPLIARESALQCLRQAWRGYTESRRLVWITGEAGIGKTRLIETFAAECVEGLQVQGQCSEPFGSGEPYLPWLELLGELCRRDEQVPALLRTVAPMWLLQLPWLCAAGEAEALRRDCAGASPERMLREMGELLARYCRQRPLLLVLEDLHWCDSASVRLLDYLARRRGLRQLMLLCSLRPAELAGSGHPLDGLRHELNLRGLSEEVALQPFSQAQLGDYLARHHPALAACGDLPGLLHRRSGGLPLFVESLASELAAAPQQSAWRVPESLEAVLRRQAGRLSAEQLELLEVASVCGGEFAVAVLAQVLGRDPAQIQAACQALTTGQAWLVEQDAVALASGGLESCFAFRHALYRQMFYQRLAGMRRVSLHRAVAAALLRGGAVPAAELAEHFEQGQDLPAALRQLASAAAVALQRFAAQQALQFVRHGLALLESLEAGDAELELDLLLKGGVASARLHGMASAEASEFYQRAQELATDLADSAELGWGLVGLAQMRYGRGEYFLARALVERVARLAQQLDDPALEIAACNLAGMLCAVLGEHQRGRQLLERGIELCERLGERLPSQRFFIDPQVTMHAHLALHLLPLGLFAQAETCCAAALARARALGQPLSLVVATRCAGMFDLLLDRREGVQVHAARLARLYARHGLAQADGAARILSGWAMAQAGDAHGGHARIREGGAILQRLGMLAGHVQVLGFAAEALLAGADWQGATALVAEAEALAVRLDERARLPELGLLRARLELARGAPRAAQDALRQALGQARAQQAPGSELRLLLVLCRLPQALPADREALRVLCRTLPPCATAPLLREALALTEN, from the coding sequence ATGTCCGCGGACAAGCCTCTGACCTTGCGCTTTGCCGGCTTCGAGCTGGACGAGGCAGACGCGCGCCTGAGCCGCGACGGCCGGCCCGTGCCCCTGCAGCCGAGGGCTCTGGCGCTGCTCTGCGCGCTGGCCCGCCAGCCGGGGCGGTTGCTGAGCAAGGATGCGCTGCTGGATGCGGTGTGGGGCCATCGGCATGTCAGCGAGTCGGCGCTCAAGGGCTGCATCAGTGCGCTGCGCCAGGCACTGGGCGATGATCCGCGCCAGCCGAGTTTCATCGAGACCGCCGCGCGTCTGGGTTACCGCTTCATCGGCCTGGCCGGGGCGAATCCGCCGGAGTCGCCGCTGATCGCCCGCGAGTCCGCATTGCAGTGCCTGCGCCAGGCCTGGCGCGGTTACACGGAGAGCCGGCGGCTGGTCTGGATCACGGGCGAGGCGGGCATCGGCAAGACTCGGCTGATCGAGACTTTCGCCGCCGAGTGTGTCGAGGGGCTGCAGGTACAGGGGCAGTGCAGCGAGCCGTTCGGCAGTGGCGAGCCCTACCTGCCCTGGCTGGAGCTGCTGGGCGAGCTGTGCCGACGCGACGAGCAGGTGCCAGCCCTGCTACGCACGGTGGCGCCCATGTGGCTGCTGCAGCTGCCCTGGCTGTGTGCCGCGGGAGAGGCCGAAGCGTTGCGCCGCGACTGCGCCGGTGCCAGCCCCGAGCGCATGCTGCGCGAAATGGGCGAGCTGCTTGCCCGCTATTGTCGCCAACGCCCGCTGTTGCTGGTGCTGGAGGACCTGCACTGGTGCGACTCGGCCAGCGTGCGCCTGCTCGACTACCTGGCGCGGCGCCGTGGCCTGCGCCAGCTCATGCTGCTGTGCAGCCTGCGTCCGGCCGAGCTGGCGGGCAGCGGGCATCCTCTCGATGGGCTGCGCCACGAGCTCAACCTGCGCGGCCTGAGCGAGGAGGTCGCCCTGCAGCCTTTTTCCCAGGCGCAGCTCGGCGACTATCTGGCCCGCCATCACCCCGCGCTGGCGGCATGCGGCGATCTGCCGGGCCTGCTGCATCGGCGCAGCGGGGGCCTGCCGCTGTTCGTCGAGAGCCTGGCCAGTGAGCTGGCCGCTGCGCCGCAGCAATCTGCCTGGCGGGTGCCCGAAAGCCTGGAAGCGGTGCTGCGGCGTCAGGCCGGGCGCCTGTCCGCTGAGCAGCTCGAACTGCTGGAGGTGGCCAGCGTGTGCGGCGGCGAGTTTGCCGTGGCTGTCCTGGCGCAGGTGCTGGGGCGCGACCCGGCGCAGATCCAGGCGGCATGCCAGGCGCTGACGACGGGACAGGCCTGGCTGGTCGAGCAGGACGCCGTGGCTCTGGCCTCTGGTGGGCTGGAAAGTTGCTTCGCCTTCCGCCACGCGCTCTATCGGCAGATGTTCTATCAGCGCCTGGCTGGCATGCGGCGGGTGAGCCTGCACCGTGCCGTGGCGGCCGCGCTGCTGCGTGGCGGGGCGGTGCCGGCCGCCGAGCTGGCCGAGCATTTCGAACAGGGGCAGGACCTGCCGGCTGCGCTGCGTCAGCTGGCGAGCGCTGCCGCCGTGGCGCTGCAGCGCTTCGCCGCGCAGCAGGCCCTGCAGTTCGTGCGTCATGGCCTGGCGCTGCTGGAGAGCCTTGAAGCTGGCGATGCCGAGCTGGAACTGGATCTGCTGCTCAAGGGGGGCGTCGCCAGTGCCCGGCTGCATGGCATGGCCTCGGCCGAGGCCAGCGAGTTCTACCAGCGGGCCCAGGAGCTGGCCACGGATCTGGCCGACTCCGCCGAGCTTGGCTGGGGCCTGGTCGGGCTGGCGCAGATGCGCTATGGCCGTGGCGAATATTTTCTCGCCCGTGCATTGGTCGAGCGGGTGGCGCGGCTGGCGCAGCAACTGGACGATCCGGCGCTGGAGATCGCGGCGTGCAATCTGGCTGGCATGCTGTGCGCGGTGCTGGGCGAGCACCAGCGCGGTCGGCAGCTGCTGGAGCGTGGCATCGAGTTGTGCGAGAGGCTCGGCGAGCGCCTGCCGAGCCAGCGCTTTTTCATCGACCCGCAGGTGACCATGCACGCTCATCTGGCCCTGCACCTGCTGCCGCTGGGCTTGTTCGCGCAGGCCGAGACTTGCTGCGCGGCCGCCCTGGCCAGAGCCCGCGCGCTGGGGCAGCCGCTATCGCTGGTGGTGGCGACCCGCTGTGCCGGCATGTTCGATCTGTTGCTTGACCGCCGCGAGGGCGTGCAGGTGCACGCCGCCAGGCTGGCACGGCTGTACGCCCGACACGGACTGGCGCAGGCCGACGGAGCGGCGCGCATCCTCTCGGGCTGGGCCATGGCGCAGGCTGGCGACGCACACGGCGGCCATGCGCGCATCCGTGAGGGCGGCGCCATTCTGCAACGCCTGGGCATGCTCGCCGGGCACGTTCAGGTGCTCGGTTTCGCTGCCGAGGCCCTGCTCGCCGGTGCCGACTGGCAGGGGGCCACGGCACTGGTGGCCGAGGCGGAGGCCCTGGCCGTGCGCCTGGACGAACGGGCGAGGCTGCCGGAGCTCGGCCTGTTGCGCGCTCGGCTTGAGCTCGCCCGTGGCGCTCCGCGGGCCGCGCAGGACGCCTTGCGCCAGGCCCTGGGACAGGCACGGGCCCAGCAGGCGCCCGGCAGCGAACTGCGGCTGCTGCTGGTCCTGTGCCGCCTGCCGCAAGCCCTGCCAGCCGATCGCGAGGCCTTGCGCGTACTCTGTCGCACCTTGCCACCCTGCGCCACGGCGCCCCTGCTGCGCGAGGCCCTGGCTCTGACCGAAAACTGA
- a CDS encoding class III extradiol ring-cleavage dioxygenase — MLPSLFISHGAPMLALEPGASGPALAGLAAALPRPRAVLVVSAHWESHGLLVGSAPQPRTWHDFGGFPAALYAVQYPAPGAPQLAQQVRQLLVDAGLPAELDEQRPRDHGAWVPLMLMYPAADIPVVQLSLPSHAGPAQQVRIGQALRALREQDVLLVGSGSITHNLGELDWRAGPEVITPWAGEFRDWMVTRLQQDDRPALLDYRRQAPHAVRNHPTDEHLLPLFFALGAGERFGLVHSGFTYGALGMDVYRFD; from the coding sequence ATGCTGCCCAGCCTGTTCATTTCCCACGGTGCCCCCATGCTCGCCCTGGAGCCAGGTGCCAGCGGCCCCGCCCTGGCCGGCCTGGCCGCGGCGCTGCCACGCCCGCGCGCGGTGCTGGTGGTGTCCGCGCACTGGGAAAGCCATGGGCTGCTGGTCGGCAGCGCGCCCCAGCCGCGCACCTGGCACGACTTCGGCGGCTTCCCCGCCGCGCTGTATGCCGTGCAGTACCCCGCACCGGGTGCACCACAGCTGGCGCAGCAGGTTCGCCAGCTGCTGGTCGACGCCGGCCTGCCGGCCGAGCTGGACGAGCAGCGCCCGCGCGATCATGGCGCCTGGGTGCCGCTCATGCTGATGTACCCCGCCGCCGACATCCCGGTCGTGCAACTGTCCCTGCCCAGTCATGCCGGCCCTGCCCAGCAGGTTCGCATCGGCCAGGCACTGCGCGCTTTGCGCGAACAGGATGTGCTGCTGGTCGGCTCCGGCAGCATCACCCACAACCTGGGCGAGCTGGACTGGCGCGCCGGCCCCGAGGTGATCACGCCCTGGGCCGGCGAGTTCCGCGACTGGATGGTGACCAGGCTGCAGCAGGACGACCGCCCCGCCCTGCTCGACTATCGCCGCCAGGCCCCGCACGCCGTACGCAACCATCCCACGGACGAGCACCTGCTGCCGCTGTTCTTCGCCCTGGGAGCCGGCGAGCGTTTCGGGCTGGTCCACAGCGGCTTCACCTACGGCGCCCTGGGGATGGATGTCTACCGTTTCGACTGA